Proteins from one Triticum aestivum cultivar Chinese Spring chromosome 7A, IWGSC CS RefSeq v2.1, whole genome shotgun sequence genomic window:
- the LOC123151616 gene encoding nuclear transcription factor Y subunit B-8 — translation MENDGVPNGPAAPAPTQATPEVREQDRLMPIANVIRIMRRALPAHAKISDEAKEAIQECVSEFISFVTGEANERCRMQRRKTVNAEDIVWALNRLGFDDYVVPLSVFLERMRNPEAGTGGAAAGYSCAVTSAPPRAAPPVIHAVPLQVRPPAPVQAHNQMQRPVAPPAPVQVQMQQGIYGPRAPVHGYAVGMAPVRANVGGQYQVFGGERVMGQQYYGYGYGEGAYGAGSSNGGAGIGDEESSSNGVPAPGEGKGEPEPEPAAEESQDKPVQSG, via the coding sequence ATGGAGAACGACGGCGTCCCCAACGGACCAGCGGCGCCGGCGCCTACCCAGGCGACCCCGGAGGTGCGGGAGCAGGACCGGCTGATGCCGATCGCAAACGTGATCCGCATCATGCGCCGCGCGCTCCCTGCCCACGCCAAGATCTCCGACGAAGCCAAGGAGGCGATCCAGGAATGCGTGTCGGAGTTCATCAGCTTCGTCACCGGCGAGGCCAACGAACGGTGCCGCATGCAGCGCCGCAAGACCGTCAACGCCGAAGACATCGTGTGGGCCCTAAACCGCCTCGGCTTCGACGACTACGTCGTGCCCCTCAGCGTCTTCCTGGAGCGCATGCGCAACCCCGAGGCGGGGACAGGTGGTGCCGCTGCAGGCTACAGCTGCGCCGTGACGAGTGCGCCTCCCCGTGCGGCCCCGCCTGTGATCCACGCCGTGCCGCTGCAGGTTCGGCCCCCAGCTCCGGTGCAGGCTCATAATCAGATGCAGCGGCCTGTGGCTCCCCCGGCTCCGGTACAGGTTCAGATGCAGCAGGGCATCTACGGGCCCCGGGCTCCAGTGCACGGGTACGCCGTCGGAATGGCACCCGTGCGGGCCAACGTCGGCGGGCAGTACCAGGTGTTCGGCGGAGAGCGTGTCATGGGCCAGCAATACTACGGGTACGGTTACGGGGAAGGAGCATACGGCGCAGGTAGCAGCAACGGAGGAGCCGGCATTGGCGACGAGGAGAGCTCGTCCAACGGCGTGCCGGCGCCGGGGGAGGGCAAGGGGGAGCCAGAGCCAGAGCCAGCAGCAGAAGAATCGCAGGACAAGCCCGTCCAATCTGGCTAG